A DNA window from Daucus carota subsp. sativus chromosome 3, DH1 v3.0, whole genome shotgun sequence contains the following coding sequences:
- the LOC108212682 gene encoding uncharacterized protein LOC108212682: MEIKFLELKQENMSVVDYEVRFTEFARFVPDYVDMDEKRAKRFQQGLKDWIRSRVAMFEMTLYVSIVQKAVIIESASEMSQKNRDAKKKKVETSERSQKQGNFQGHFNRRPEFQPNRNIGFRRPPMGNGGQKNQYRNQGLQRFNHPPMLVCRTCGGKHFGSCRSNVECYKCHQKGHYASECANKAPELKQGFACFKCRKPGHMVKDYPTPGLMGNFARISGPPTQNVPRIAGPSNQNQSKARTFIMTIKDTVQSSDMVAGTLPVNSINAKVLIDSGATRSFVSKDIIDKLNCGVRPLEQSLEIELANKDRVVVDQICPGCDIIIPGLHFSTNLIPFKLGEFDVILAKRLLRQSYEAYLANVIDNQEVPPIEAIPVVNEFPNVFPDELPGLPPDREVQFAIDLALGTEPVSEAPYRMAPVEMKKLATQPQDLLEKGVIRPSISPWGAPVLFVKKKDGSMRLCIDYRVLNKLTLITKN; this comes from the exons ATGGAGATTAAGTTTTTGGAGCTTAAGCAGGAGAACATGAGTGTGGTAGATTATGAGGTTCGTTTCACTGAATTTGCAAGGTTCGTTCCGGATTATGTTGATATGGACGAAAAGAGGGCTAAAAGATTTCAGCAAGGGCTGAAGGATTGGATTCGGAGTAGGGTGGCCATGTTTGAAATGACTTTGTATGTTTCTATAGTTCAGAAGGCCGTGATCATTGAAAGTGCAAGTGAGATGTCCCAGAAAAATAGAGATGCAAAGAAGAAAAAGGTGGAGACTTCAGAAAGGAGTCAGAAGCAAGGAAACTTCCAGGGCCATTTTAACAGAAGGCCGGAGTTTCAACCGAATCGGAATATTGGATTCAGGAGACCACCAATGGGAAATGGAGGTCAGAAAAATCAGTACCGTAATCAAGGTTTGCAAAGATTTAATCATCCACCAATGCTAGTTTGTAGAACCTGTGGGGGAAAACATTTTGGAAGTTGTAGGAGCAATGTGGAATGCTATAAATGCCACCAGAAGGGACACTATGCATCAGAATGTGCTAACAAGGCTCCAGAGCTCAAACAAGGATTTGCATGTTTTAAATGTCGAAAGCCGGGCCATATGGTCAAGGATTACCCAACACCTGGGCTAATGGGAAACTTTGCAAGGATTTCGGGTCCTCCAACTCAGAACGTGCCAAGGATAGCTGGACCATCTAATCAGAACCAATCAAAAGCCCGAACCTTCATCATGACTATAAAGGATACAGTGCAGAGTTCGGACATGGTTGCAGGTACGCTTCCCGTGAACTCCATAAATGCTAAAGTAttaattgattctggagctacaaGATCTTTTGTTTCTAAGGATATTATTGATAAATTGAATTGTGGAGTTCGACCCTTAGAACAATCTTTAGAAATTGAGTTAGCTAATAAGGATCGAGTTGTGGTCGATCAGATATGTCCAGGGTGCGACATTATTATACCAGGACTTCATTTTTCTACCAACTTAATACCTTTTAAGTTAGGCGAATTTGACGTCATtctag CCAAGAGATTGTTACGCCAGAGTTACGAGGCCTACTTGGCTAATGTCATAGATAACCAAGAAGTTCCACCTATAGAAGCCATTCCAGTAGTTAATGAGTTTCCAAATGTCTTTCCAGATGAATTACCAGGATTACCTCCAGACAGAGAGGTCCAATTTGCTATTGATCTAGCACTAGGAACCGAACCAGTATCAGAGGCACCTTATAGAATGGCCCCCGTGGAAATGAAAAAACTAGCAACTCAACCTCAAGATCTTTTGGAGAAAGGAGTCATAAGACCAAGTATATCCCCGTGGGGCGCACCAGTATTATTTGTTAAGAAGAAGGATGGTAGCATGAGGCTGTGTATCGATTATCGCGTGCTCAACAAGTTGACTCTCATTACCAAGAATTGA